One genomic segment of Thermosipho africanus Ob7 includes these proteins:
- a CDS encoding AAA family ATPase yields MVIKPTEKNKFQILKEGKKAKNLSQGEKTAIAFAYFIARLEDKDTDLCNAPRKIGQKLRNFCKT; encoded by the coding sequence TTGGTAATAAAACCAACTGAGAAAAATAAATTTCAAATTTTAAAGGAAGGTAAAAAAGCTAAAAATCTAAGTCAAGGTGAAAAAACAGCCATAGCATTTGCATATTTTATTGCTAGATTGGAAGATAAAGATACAGATTTGTGTAATGCACCCCGAAAAATTGGACAGAAATTACGAAACTTTTGTAAAACTTAG
- a CDS encoding ATP-binding protein — translation MKFVDRIDEIKFLEKEYKRKTSSFIVLYGRRRVGKTRLIKEFIKNKDSVYFLATEESEAENIKTFQNILYSKYKIPLLDNNKLLSWNDLFYIISTLKLEKKLIIVIDEFQYLLKSNKGFSSILQKSWDEYLKDKNIMLIISGSALSMIKREVLSYSSPLYGRRTGQMNLKPIKFKYFKEFFENKNIDLIKLYSLTGGIPKYVEILESKENIYDTIKENFLNVNSYLFEEPYFLLEKELKDIGSYFSIIKAIANGNNKLSKISTSLGIKQTSLSYYLNNLIELDILEREVPILEKNPQTSKKGIYKIKDNFLNFWFKFIYPYKSYIEIGNIDFVMNIIKKSFIERHVSFIYEDISKEKLIDLNLNDKLPVKLSKIGRWWDKNLEIDIVGVDRENKPILFGECKYTKKPVDLDVYYALVEKSKKLLKDNNQNNLYFAFFSYNGYTKNFIDKVKKEKNILIFEGDLSENN, via the coding sequence ATGAAATTTGTTGATAGAATTGACGAAATAAAATTCTTAGAAAAAGAGTATAAGAGAAAAACTTCTTCCTTTATAGTATTGTATGGCAGAAGAAGAGTGGGAAAGACAAGACTTATAAAAGAATTTATCAAAAACAAAGATAGTGTATATTTTTTGGCAACCGAGGAAAGTGAAGCAGAAAATATTAAAACATTCCAAAATATCCTCTATTCAAAATATAAAATTCCACTGCTTGATAATAACAAATTATTAAGCTGGAATGACCTTTTTTACATAATTTCAACCTTAAAATTAGAGAAAAAACTAATCATAGTGATAGATGAATTCCAGTATTTATTAAAGTCTAACAAAGGCTTTTCATCTATTTTGCAAAAATCATGGGATGAATATTTGAAAGATAAAAATATAATGCTAATTATCTCTGGATCAGCACTTTCTATGATAAAAAGAGAAGTTCTTTCATATTCAAGTCCACTATATGGAAGAAGAACTGGTCAAATGAATCTTAAGCCAATTAAATTTAAATATTTCAAAGAGTTTTTTGAAAATAAAAATATTGACTTAATAAAACTCTATTCTTTAACAGGAGGAATTCCAAAATATGTAGAAATATTAGAATCAAAAGAGAATATATATGACACTATTAAAGAGAATTTTTTAAACGTTAATTCTTATCTATTCGAAGAACCCTATTTTTTGCTAGAAAAAGAGTTAAAAGATATAGGCTCATATTTTTCAATAATAAAGGCCATCGCAAACGGAAATAACAAACTCTCAAAAATTTCAACAAGCCTTGGCATAAAGCAAACATCCCTAAGTTATTACCTAAACAATCTAATCGAGCTCGATATATTGGAAAGAGAAGTTCCAATTTTAGAAAAAAATCCACAGACAAGTAAAAAAGGGATATATAAAATAAAAGATAATTTTTTAAATTTTTGGTTTAAGTTTATATATCCGTATAAAAGTTATATAGAAATTGGAAACATTGACTTTGTTATGAACATAATAAAAAAATCCTTTATTGAAAGACATGTAAGCTTTATATACGAAGATATTAGTAAAGAAAAATTGATAGATTTAAATTTAAATGATAAATTACCAGTAAAATTATCAAAAATTGGAAGATGGTGGGACAAAAACTTAGAAATTGATATTGTAGGAGTAGACAGAGAAAATAAACCAATTCTTTTTGGAGAGTGTAAATACACAAAAAAACCAGTAGATTTAGACGTGTATTATGCTTTGGTAGAAAAATCAAAAAAACTTTTAAAAGATAACAATCAGAATAATTTGTATTTTGCTTTCTTTTCCTATAATGGATATACAAAAAATTTTATAGATAAAGTAAAAAAGGAAAAAAATATACTTATTTTTGAAGGAGATTTATCCGAAAATAATTAA
- a CDS encoding nucleotidyl transferase AbiEii/AbiGii toxin family protein, with product MKKLEENQKKVLEKILRLEIFHDFYLAGGTCLLLKYDHRPSLDFDFFLFPDKDFSNVYENTIYSKLNVTFVYKDPQTLIFELDDIKISLFEYKYPLLKQPDKVGKLYLASDEDIACMKMSAIAQRGLKKDFYDLWFLINIHKWTIKELVSMLETKYKGYNPLIFLKALVYFEDAEKNKDFREVEEKWEDIKKFFNDFVRSFREYI from the coding sequence ATGAAGAAATTAGAAGAAAATCAAAAGAAAGTTTTAGAAAAGATTTTGCGCTTAGAAATTTTCCATGATTTTTACCTTGCAGGTGGAACTTGCCTTCTGTTAAAGTATGATCATAGACCATCCCTTGATTTTGACTTCTTTCTTTTTCCAGATAAAGATTTTTCAAATGTATATGAAAACACAATATACAGTAAACTGAACGTAACATTTGTTTATAAAGATCCTCAGACTCTTATATTTGAGTTAGATGATATTAAGATTTCGTTGTTTGAATATAAATACCCGCTTTTAAAGCAACCTGATAAAGTTGGAAAGCTTTATTTGGCAAGTGATGAAGATATTGCATGTATGAAAATGAGTGCTATAGCTCAAAGAGGACTAAAAAAAGATTTCTATGATCTTTGGTTTTTAATTAATATCCATAAATGGACTATCAAGGAGCTAGTTTCAATGCTTGAGACTAAGTATAAAGGATATAATCCTCTTATTTTTCTTAAAGCTTTAGTTTATTTTGAAGATGCAGAAAAAAATAAAGATTTTAGAGAAGTTGAAGAAAAGTGGGAGGATATAAAGAAATTTTTTAATGATTTTGTTAGGTCTTTTAGAGAATATATTTAG
- a CDS encoding AAA family ATPase translates to MKIKTVKINGIRGFMYHETPHVIRLDKKHFFLYGENGKGKSSFFEALEWGLTGDVNETKARRVGDKREYLFLFFIKITPFLLI, encoded by the coding sequence ATGAAAATAAAAACAGTTAAAATTAATGGAATAAGAGGATTTATGTATCATGAAACTCCTCACGTTATTCGTTTAGACAAGAAACATTTCTTCTTGTATGGAGAAAATGGTAAAGGAAAATCCAGTTTTTTTGAAGCTCTTGAATGGGGATTAACTGGTGATGTAAATGAAACAAAAGCAAGAAGAGTTGGAGACAAACGGGAATACTTGTTTCTTTTTTTCATAAAAATCACCCCATTTTTATTAATTTAA
- a CDS encoding ATP-binding protein, with protein MKKVEILEKFEEKKERMINFLPNKKRLYFENIEKFENERGLLIYGPRGVGKTTYLLMSAKKNNLFYVSGDDPLFSQISLYDLGESVFQEGFNGLIVDEVHYLNNWSIQIKSLYDSFPNKKIWISDSSSIILRKGISDLSRRFVKVKLPLLSFREYLYFETEKKFNKISSPFDFDREYIISITKDVDILKYFKNYSTSGTRPFYIEGNFSEKMKNVLEKTIYSDIPYFLETIRDNHLRLMWAIISYLIYSKIPTINVESMSKEWNVGKQKLYEILYVLQESGLINIVNRKGNFKVNTKGDKIFLSDPSFYHIFDGEIGNFREAFVVFALKEIGKIYSIKNERDGDFIFDNYKIEVGGKNKKLKNSDFVIRDDLDIPIKNKIPLWVLGFLW; from the coding sequence ATGAAAAAAGTAGAAATACTTGAAAAATTTGAAGAGAAAAAAGAAAGGATGATTAATTTTCTTCCTAATAAAAAAAGACTTTATTTTGAAAATATTGAAAAATTTGAAAATGAAAGAGGATTATTAATATATGGTCCAAGGGGCGTAGGTAAGACAACTTATTTGTTAATGAGTGCAAAAAAAAATAATCTATTTTATGTTTCAGGAGACGATCCACTGTTTTCACAAATTTCACTTTACGATCTTGGTGAAAGTGTTTTTCAAGAAGGGTTTAACGGATTAATTGTTGATGAAGTCCATTATTTAAACAACTGGAGCATTCAAATAAAATCGTTGTATGATTCTTTCCCAAATAAAAAAATCTGGATAAGTGATAGTAGTAGCATTATTTTAAGGAAAGGAATTTCTGACCTTTCAAGAAGATTTGTTAAAGTAAAGCTACCATTATTATCTTTTAGAGAGTATTTATACTTTGAAACTGAAAAAAAATTTAATAAAATTTCTTCACCATTTGATTTTGACAGAGAATATATTATTTCGATAACAAAGGATGTAGATATTTTGAAATATTTTAAAAATTATTCAACTTCAGGAACTCGTCCTTTTTATATTGAAGGGAATTTTTCAGAAAAAATGAAAAATGTTCTTGAAAAGACAATTTATAGTGATATTCCATATTTTCTAGAAACTATTAGAGATAACCATCTAAGATTAATGTGGGCTATTATTAGCTATTTAATTTATTCAAAAATTCCAACGATTAATGTTGAATCAATGAGCAAAGAATGGAACGTTGGAAAGCAAAAATTATACGAAATACTATATGTTTTGCAGGAGTCAGGACTTATAAATATAGTGAACAGAAAGGGGAATTTTAAAGTTAATACAAAAGGGGATAAAATATTTCTTTCTGATCCATCATTTTACCATATTTTTGATGGTGAAATTGGTAATTTTAGAGAAGCATTTGTGGTTTTTGCTTTAAAAGAAATAGGAAAAATCTATTCAATTAAAAATGAAAGGGATGGGGACTTCATATTCGATAATTATAAAATAGAAGTTGGTGGTAAAAATAAAAAGCTGAAAAATTCAGATTTTGTGATAAGAGATGATCTTGATATTCCAATCAAAAATAAAATTCCGTTGTGGGTACTTGGCTTTTTGTGGTAA
- a CDS encoding RRXRR domain-containing protein, which yields MVYVISKDGKTLMPTKRHGKVRRLLKQGLAKVVRRDPFTIQLLCMTQRHTHNLLLSE from the coding sequence ATGGTATATGTTATTTCAAAGGATGGTAAAACATTAATGCCAACAAAAAGGCATGGTAAGGTAAGAAGACTACTAAAACAAGGGCTTGCTAAAGTTGTTAGAAGAGACCCATTTACAATTCAGTTGTTGTGTATGACACAACGACATACACACAACCTGTTACTGTCGGAATAG
- a CDS encoding KAP family P-loop NTPase fold protein, which produces MINLENKKLKYIVEALFDKPIDDKELLVNRKKELEHLNKIAYFQPMGIFGVCGETGVGKTTTLNFINAENAKRLYILITEKDSKEVIIGDFLYKLSLLQINSKNNKVRKLATEARDFILNEMSYNTSYGGGINFAANVSYEKSINNKKRFNIYSVKEHIDNLLSLLIEEYGKVLIIVDELDKEKKEEVLNILDSLKSVLFKENIITIVSLPFSIYREYSNDRMRWNESGNLENIFKDMVFLEPLKAEDIKKMILKRIKEYPDYFEMDALDEIATFSDGNPRDALWIAQQVALFNTDKNKITKELVKKGIRRIISQNLNNSLSFTDIQKTILKELAKEPVDRTTLVKRLEKKVKRQTVYTYINRMKDEGIILEKSGILYLPSKIKYYVEIL; this is translated from the coding sequence GTGATCAATCTGGAAAATAAAAAACTTAAATATATAGTTGAAGCATTGTTTGACAAACCTATTGATGACAAAGAGCTTTTAGTAAACAGAAAAAAAGAACTTGAACATTTAAATAAAATAGCATATTTTCAACCTATGGGTATCTTCGGAGTATGCGGAGAAACCGGTGTTGGAAAAACAACTACATTAAACTTTATTAATGCAGAAAATGCAAAAAGGCTATATATACTAATAACTGAAAAAGACTCTAAGGAAGTAATAATAGGTGATTTTCTATACAAACTTTCTCTTTTACAGATAAACTCAAAAAATAATAAGGTTAGAAAATTAGCAACTGAGGCAAGAGATTTTATACTGAACGAAATGAGTTACAATACCTCATACGGTGGGGGAATTAATTTTGCTGCCAACGTTTCATATGAAAAATCAATAAACAATAAAAAGAGGTTTAATATTTATTCAGTTAAAGAACACATTGACAATCTCTTATCTTTGCTAATTGAAGAATACGGCAAAGTATTGATCATAGTCGATGAGTTAGATAAGGAAAAGAAAGAAGAAGTTTTAAATATTTTAGATTCTCTGAAAAGTGTTTTGTTTAAAGAAAATATAATAACAATTGTTTCACTGCCATTTTCTATATACAGAGAATATTCAAACGATAGAATGAGATGGAATGAAAGTGGTAATTTAGAAAATATATTTAAAGATATGGTCTTTCTTGAACCGTTAAAAGCAGAAGATATTAAAAAGATGATTTTAAAAAGAATAAAAGAATACCCTGATTACTTTGAAATGGATGCACTAGATGAGATAGCAACTTTCAGCGATGGAAATCCAAGGGATGCTCTATGGATAGCACAGCAAGTAGCACTGTTTAATACAGATAAAAATAAAATTACCAAAGAGTTAGTAAAAAAAGGGATAAGAAGAATAATCTCTCAAAACCTTAATAATTCATTGTCTTTTACAGATATACAAAAAACAATATTAAAAGAGCTTGCAAAAGAACCAGTAGATAGAACTACACTTGTCAAAAGACTTGAAAAAAAGGTAAAACGTCAAACTGTTTATACATATATAAACAGAATGAAAGATGAAGGTATTATACTTGAAAAATCTGGAATACTGTATTTACCATCAAAAATAAAATATTATGTAGAAATTCTTTAA
- a CDS encoding ATP-binding protein, with translation MNFDDLYIMNPWWKLKNEVYNDKHIVSFEKSKFKYYPEKLFREIDLSNPGIYTLRGPRQIGKTTFLKLLTKKLIENNTNPLNIFYLTCDGLKGRHELTEILKVYFQTYNTSKKDMKYIFLDEVTSIEDWQYSIKYLVDIGILDNSLLILTGSSAYDLKSSSERLPGRKGYGKDLVYLPITFREFLKSLNVEIEKKDIEEILSSTEEELKTLQFKYSFIQEYFLKYVNCGGFPKIIDEFFDTGTISELTRKIYKDFVLEDAEKYIKSRTNIIEIFKKIPDIIGQRFSWNSLKEHLSGLFESVDTVQKYFGYFGYSFIFSTVFFVDISKKTIKPKKQKKIYPLDNIVNLVIYDLTGKEIGLPQRIEMLTLNHILKNEDVVDNGLNLYHGPFFWYSDRGNEIDFVFDYKGKLIPIEVKYQNKINKFDYFGMKKVFKKGILITKDKVFKDENIVGIPAWLFFAIKE, from the coding sequence ATGAATTTTGATGATTTATACATAATGAACCCCTGGTGGAAACTTAAAAATGAAGTTTATAACGATAAACACATAGTTTCATTTGAAAAGAGTAAATTCAAGTATTATCCAGAAAAATTATTTAGAGAAATAGATTTATCAAATCCTGGTATATACACGTTAAGAGGTCCCAGGCAAATAGGAAAAACTACATTTTTAAAGCTTTTAACAAAAAAACTCATTGAAAATAACACAAATCCATTAAATATATTTTATCTAACATGTGATGGTTTAAAAGGCAGACATGAATTAACAGAAATTCTCAAAGTTTATTTTCAAACGTACAATACATCTAAAAAAGATATGAAATATATTTTTCTAGATGAAGTAACATCAATAGAAGATTGGCAATATTCAATAAAGTATTTGGTAGATATTGGGATTTTGGATAACTCTTTGCTAATTCTTACAGGTTCATCTGCATACGATTTAAAAAGCTCAAGCGAAAGACTTCCTGGAAGAAAGGGGTATGGAAAAGATTTAGTTTATCTTCCAATAACTTTCAGAGAATTTTTAAAAAGCTTAAATGTTGAAATTGAAAAAAAAGATATTGAAGAAATTTTATCTTCGACAGAAGAAGAATTAAAAACATTACAATTTAAATACTCATTTATTCAAGAATATTTTCTAAAATATGTAAATTGTGGTGGCTTTCCCAAAATTATTGATGAATTTTTTGATACTGGAACAATTAGTGAGTTAACAAGAAAAATTTACAAAGATTTTGTATTGGAAGATGCAGAAAAATACATAAAATCAAGAACGAACATTATAGAAATTTTCAAAAAAATTCCAGATATAATAGGTCAGCGGTTTTCTTGGAATTCTTTGAAAGAACATTTAAGTGGTCTTTTTGAAAGCGTTGATACAGTTCAAAAATACTTTGGATATTTTGGATACAGTTTTATCTTTTCAACTGTTTTCTTTGTAGATATTTCCAAAAAAACTATAAAGCCAAAAAAACAAAAGAAAATTTATCCTTTGGACAATATTGTAAATTTAGTAATTTACGACTTGACCGGCAAAGAAATAGGACTGCCTCAACGCATTGAAATGTTAACCCTTAACCACATTTTAAAAAATGAAGACGTAGTTGATAATGGTTTAAACTTATACCACGGCCCCTTTTTTTGGTATTCCGATCGCGGTAACGAAATTGATTTTGTTTTTGACTACAAAGGAAAATTAATTCCCATTGAGGTTAAATATCAAAATAAGATAAATAAATTTGATTATTTTGGCATGAAAAAAGTTTTTAAAAAAGGAATTTTAATAACTAAAGATAAAGTTTTTAAAGATGAAAATATAGTTGGAATTCCTGCATGGTTATTTTTTGCTATTAAAGAGTAA
- a CDS encoding UDP-2,3-diacylglucosamine diphosphatase, with protein sequence MSKSVIVSDLHIGDMSDADDFYTSGNFEKFIAFLEYIEKDEEIGKIIIAGDLFELWQCKVEKILQMYVDLWKVLLKLKETGKKIIYIPGNHDSLPFAKLVYKAAPFPFGPIQLTDKYDIDEKRKLIFPYYREGNLWVEHGHRFDIYNRDVSTLAGGSKGVIGYFIAKTIGIIEKMGAKDIDEQLENLMDGVKDVWRSLKNKFSSPFYKVAGNLQSYVTPASKDYKGNYKEYDEKGSITLGEKLIEKGYEKAFVVLGHTHKPKIEKVTENIVYANSGSWVGKTPTFCVFDDEKKILSLYEWDNSKSILLDKKE encoded by the coding sequence ATGAGTAAATCGGTTATTGTGAGTGATTTACACATCGGTGACATGTCTGATGCCGATGATTTTTATACCTCCGGTAATTTTGAAAAATTTATAGCCTTTCTTGAATATATTGAAAAAGATGAGGAAATAGGAAAAATAATTATAGCAGGCGATTTGTTTGAACTATGGCAATGTAAGGTTGAAAAAATTCTACAAATGTATGTTGATTTATGGAAAGTTTTACTAAAATTAAAAGAAACTGGAAAAAAGATAATTTATATCCCCGGGAATCATGATTCTCTTCCTTTTGCAAAGTTAGTCTACAAAGCTGCTCCATTTCCTTTTGGCCCCATCCAATTAACAGATAAATACGATATTGATGAAAAAAGAAAATTGATATTTCCCTATTATCGTGAGGGGAATCTATGGGTTGAACATGGTCATAGATTTGATATATATAACAGAGATGTTTCCACACTTGCAGGTGGCTCTAAAGGTGTAATAGGATACTTCATCGCAAAAACAATTGGAATTATTGAAAAGATGGGAGCAAAAGATATAGATGAACAACTAGAAAATCTAATGGATGGTGTAAAAGATGTGTGGAGAAGTTTAAAAAATAAATTTTCATCTCCATTTTATAAGGTAGCTGGTAATCTTCAATCTTATGTCACACCTGCAAGTAAGGATTATAAAGGTAACTATAAAGAATATGATGAAAAAGGATCAATAACTTTGGGAGAAAAGTTAATTGAAAAAGGATATGAAAAAGCATTTGTTGTATTAGGGCATACACACAAACCAAAGATTGAAAAAGTTACTGAAAATATTGTTTATGCAAATTCTGGAAGCTGGGTTGGAAAAACTCCAACTTTCTGTGTGTTTGATGATGAAAAGAAAATTTTATCGTTGTATGAATGGGATAACAGCAAATCAATATTACTTGATAAAAAAGAATAG